Proteins encoded together in one uncultured Desulfosarcina sp. window:
- the dnaK gene encoding molecular chaperone DnaK: MSKTIGIDLGTTNSCVAIMEDGDAKVIANADGGRTTPSMVAISNSGERLVGQIAKRQAVTNPENTVFGVKRLIGRKADDSDVVKDKQNLPYAVTRAENGDVRISLRDRQYSPAEISSFILADLKKSAEAFLGQPVTDAVITVPAYFNDSQRQATKDAGKIAGLNVKRIINEPTAASLAYGLDRKKEEKIAVFDLGGGTFDISVLEIGDGVFEVKATNGDTHLGGEDFDLRVIDYLAAEFKREQGIDLRSDKMALQRLKESAEKAKMELSTAMETDINLPFITADASGPKHLNIKMTRAKLESLVADLLDRLEGPCRTAMKDAGYSSGDIDEVILVGGMTRMPAVQQRVEKIFGKAPSKGVNPDEVVAMGAAIQGAVLEGDVNDVLLLDVTPLSLGIETLGGVMTKLIEKNTTIPTHQSQVFSTAEDNQPAVTVHVLQGEREMAADNKTLGRFELTGIPPAPRGAPQIEVSFDIDANGIVEVSAKDMASGKAQSIRITSSSGLSKEEIDRLVKDAELHADEDGRKKELVEAKNSADALIYNTEKSLNEMGANVDGGLRMEIDDAVANLKRALKGNDAAEIRQLTEVLTRASHKLAESMYQRQAGPQNPGAQPGRNGQTGGGNARTRASDDDDVVDADFQEVA, encoded by the coding sequence ATGAGCAAAACCATCGGAATCGATCTTGGAACAACCAATTCCTGCGTGGCCATCATGGAAGATGGCGACGCCAAGGTGATCGCCAATGCCGACGGCGGCCGGACCACCCCGTCCATGGTGGCCATCTCCAACAGCGGAGAACGCCTCGTGGGCCAGATTGCCAAACGCCAGGCCGTAACCAACCCTGAAAATACGGTCTTCGGCGTCAAACGGCTGATCGGCCGCAAGGCCGATGACAGTGACGTCGTCAAAGACAAACAGAACCTGCCCTATGCGGTCACCCGGGCGGAAAACGGCGATGTCCGCATTTCCCTGCGAGACCGTCAGTACAGTCCGGCGGAAATTTCGTCCTTTATTCTCGCGGATCTGAAAAAGTCGGCGGAGGCCTTCCTGGGCCAGCCGGTGACCGACGCGGTCATCACCGTACCGGCCTATTTCAACGACAGTCAGCGTCAGGCCACCAAGGATGCCGGCAAGATCGCCGGTCTCAACGTCAAGCGCATCATCAACGAGCCAACAGCGGCATCGCTGGCCTATGGCCTGGACCGCAAAAAAGAAGAAAAGATCGCCGTTTTCGACCTTGGCGGCGGCACGTTCGATATCTCCGTTCTGGAGATCGGCGACGGTGTATTCGAAGTCAAGGCTACCAATGGGGACACCCATCTGGGCGGCGAGGATTTCGACCTGCGTGTCATCGATTACCTGGCCGCCGAGTTCAAGCGCGAGCAGGGCATCGATCTGCGCAGCGATAAAATGGCCCTGCAGCGGCTCAAAGAGTCGGCGGAAAAGGCCAAGATGGAGCTGTCCACCGCCATGGAAACCGACATCAATCTGCCATTTATCACGGCCGATGCCAGCGGTCCCAAACATCTGAACATCAAAATGACCCGGGCCAAACTCGAATCCCTGGTGGCGGATCTGCTGGATCGGCTGGAGGGTCCCTGCCGGACGGCCATGAAGGACGCCGGGTATTCCAGCGGCGACATCGACGAGGTGATCCTGGTGGGCGGTATGACCCGTATGCCGGCGGTGCAGCAGCGGGTGGAGAAGATTTTCGGCAAGGCGCCCAGCAAGGGGGTCAATCCTGACGAAGTCGTGGCCATGGGGGCCGCCATCCAAGGGGCTGTTCTGGAAGGGGATGTCAACGACGTGCTTCTGCTGGACGTCACCCCGCTTTCCCTGGGCATCGAAACCCTGGGCGGCGTCATGACCAAGCTGATCGAAAAGAACACCACCATTCCCACCCACCAGAGCCAGGTGTTCTCCACGGCCGAGGACAACCAGCCGGCCGTGACGGTCCATGTGCTGCAAGGGGAACGGGAGATGGCCGCGGACAACAAGACCCTGGGCCGCTTCGAACTCACCGGCATTCCGCCGGCGCCGCGGGGTGCGCCCCAGATCGAAGTCTCCTTTGACATCGACGCCAACGGCATCGTGGAAGTGTCGGCCAAGGACATGGCCAGTGGCAAGGCCCAGAGCATCCGCATCACTTCATCCTCGGGTCTCTCCAAAGAGGAGATTGACCGGCTGGTGAAAGATGCCGAGCTGCATGCTGATGAAGACGGCCGGAAGAAGGAACTGGTGGAGGCCAAGAACAGCGCCGACGCACTGATTTACAATACGGAAAAGAGCCTGAACGAGATGGGGGCCAACGTGGACGGCGGCTTGCGTATGGAAATCGACGATGCGGTGGCCAACCTGAAGCGGGCTTTGAAAGGTAACGATGCGGCCGAAATCCGGCAGTTGACCGAGGTGCTTACGCGCGCTTCCCACAAGCTGGCCGAGTCCATGTACCAGCGCCAGGCAGGTCCGCAGAATCCTGGGGCACAGCCCGGCCGGAACGGCCAGACCGGCGGAGGGAACGCCCGGACCAGGGCTTCGGACGACGACGATGTGGTGGATGCCGATTTTCAGGAAGTGGCGTAA
- a CDS encoding ATP-binding protein: MKIPEYIERPIYLDRIMPYVQKDIIKIIVGQRRVGKSYLLFQLMDRIAALDPDGQQIYINKELHEFADLRKADDLLAYIAAQRKPDRRLSLFIDELQDIDGFETALRSLQAEGEVDIYGTGSNAKMLSGELATYLSGRYIEIKVYGLTYGEFLTFHGRKQDRKSLEAYLKFGGLPYLRHLSLDDAVVFDYLRNVIDAILLKDIVSRYDIRNVSFLQRLTRFVADNVGSLVTARKISAYLKSQHINISHNLVIDYLAYLSNALLVLPARRCDIVGKKIFEIGEKYYFEDSGIRHALVGFRATDINKILENVVFIHLKAAGYDVTVGQIGKREVDFVCEKGGERLYIQVAYTIPDDKVRDREFGNLLAIPDNFPKKVVSMDNIAGNSYRGIEQVYLEDFLLSL; this comes from the coding sequence ATGAAGATACCTGAATATATCGAGCGGCCAATTTATTTAGACCGCATCATGCCCTATGTGCAAAAGGATATCATCAAAATCATCGTCGGCCAGCGGCGGGTTGGTAAAAGCTACCTGCTTTTTCAATTGATGGATCGGATCGCGGCGCTGGATCCGGACGGTCAGCAGATCTATATCAACAAGGAACTGCACGAGTTCGCGGACCTGCGGAAGGCCGATGACCTACTTGCATACATCGCCGCCCAAAGGAAGCCGGATCGCCGACTTTCTTTGTTCATTGACGAATTGCAGGACATCGATGGCTTCGAAACTGCACTGCGAAGCCTACAGGCCGAGGGCGAGGTGGATATCTACGGCACCGGCAGCAATGCCAAGATGCTTTCCGGCGAGTTGGCAACTTATCTGTCCGGGCGATATATCGAAATCAAAGTCTATGGTCTGACTTATGGGGAATTTTTAACCTTTCACGGACGCAAACAGGACCGGAAAAGTCTGGAGGCCTATCTGAAGTTCGGCGGGCTTCCGTACCTGCGACACCTTTCGCTGGACGACGCCGTCGTTTTCGATTATCTGCGCAACGTTATCGATGCCATTTTGCTGAAGGATATCGTGTCGCGGTACGACATCCGTAACGTATCCTTTTTGCAACGGTTGACGCGATTTGTTGCGGACAATGTGGGCAGCCTGGTCACTGCCCGTAAGATCAGCGCCTATCTCAAATCCCAACACATCAACATATCTCACAATTTGGTAATCGATTATCTGGCCTATCTTTCGAATGCACTGCTGGTGCTGCCAGCCAGGCGTTGCGACATCGTCGGCAAAAAGATTTTCGAGATTGGCGAAAAGTACTATTTCGAGGACTCGGGTATTCGCCATGCGCTGGTGGGATTCCGGGCGACGGATATTAACAAGATTCTGGAGAATGTGGTCTTCATACACCTGAAGGCCGCCGGTTACGATGTCACCGTCGGCCAGATCGGCAAGCGGGAAGTCGATTTCGTTTGTGAGAAAGGGGGCGAGCGGTTGTACATCCAGGTGGCATACACGATCCCCGACGACAAAGTCAGAGACCGGGAATTCGGTAATTTACTGGCGATCCCGGACAATTTCCCAAAAAAAGTGGTTTCCATGGATAACATCGCCGGCAATTCTTATCGCGGCATCGAGCAGGTTTATCTGGAAGATTTTCTCCTGTCCCTCTGA
- a CDS encoding Fur family transcriptional regulator, whose amino-acid sequence MTDPEIRLRSMVQALRENQYRITPQRLAILKILAESKGHPSVESIYARVKPNFPTTSLATIYKNVAVLKDLNQVLELGFSDDSNRYDGNKPYDHPHVVCTICKKILDPDIAALEDMTQELVRLTGFSITRHRLDFFGICPECREKAKRQ is encoded by the coding sequence ATGACAGATCCTGAAATTCGACTGCGTTCAATGGTCCAGGCCCTGCGGGAGAATCAATACCGGATTACCCCCCAGCGTCTGGCGATCCTGAAAATACTGGCCGAAAGCAAAGGCCATCCCAGCGTGGAATCGATTTACGCCCGGGTCAAACCGAACTTTCCCACCACCAGTCTGGCAACCATCTATAAAAACGTGGCGGTGCTCAAGGACCTCAACCAGGTTCTGGAACTCGGTTTCAGCGACGACAGCAATCGCTACGACGGCAACAAACCTTACGACCATCCCCATGTGGTCTGTACCATCTGCAAGAAGATCCTCGACCCTGACATTGCGGCGCTCGAGGACATGACCCAGGAACTCGTGAGGCTGACCGGATTTTCCATCACCCGCCACCGACTCGACTTTTTCGGCATCTGCCCGGAGTGCCGGGAAAAGGCGAAAAGGCAGTAA
- the chrA gene encoding chromate efflux transporter yields the protein MENRNDRKPLERASFSEALKFWTKLGFISFGGPAGQIAIMHREVVERRRWVGEHQFLRALNFCMLLPGPEAQQLATYIGWRMNGTWGGIAAGALFVIPSVFVMMVLSYLAVAHIDIPAVAAAFYGIQPVVVAVVVEAVLRIGKKALNQRVLYAFAAVAFISIYFFKVPFPYIVGAAAFGGMILEKWLPRVFCKGTFDEGSRECRIEEEDDGLPNSVAPSVSHVIRVLLVCTALWGFVAGGVWAWRGMEDVLSQIALFFTKAAFVTFGGAYAVLAYITDFAVGHGWLSTQQMMIGLGLAESTPGPLIMVTQYVGFLGAWNLPGDLTPLTAGVLGALITTYVTFLPCFFFIFAGAPFVEAMAGNQRIQAALTGVTAAVVGVILNLGVWFGAKVILPDAGIDGFALASSIISLIILQKFHFPIQYLVPIGAMSGVFWRLVVSP from the coding sequence ATGGAGAATCGAAACGATCGAAAACCACTTGAAAGGGCCTCCTTTAGTGAGGCCCTCAAATTCTGGACCAAGCTCGGGTTTATCAGCTTCGGCGGACCGGCCGGCCAGATCGCCATCATGCACCGGGAAGTGGTCGAACGGCGCCGCTGGGTCGGTGAACATCAATTTCTGCGGGCGCTGAACTTCTGTATGCTGCTGCCCGGTCCCGAGGCCCAGCAGTTGGCCACCTATATCGGCTGGCGCATGAACGGCACCTGGGGCGGCATCGCCGCCGGGGCGCTGTTTGTGATCCCCTCTGTCTTCGTCATGATGGTGCTCAGCTACCTGGCCGTGGCCCACATCGACATCCCGGCGGTGGCCGCAGCTTTTTACGGCATCCAGCCGGTAGTGGTGGCCGTGGTGGTGGAAGCGGTCCTGCGCATCGGGAAAAAGGCACTCAACCAAAGAGTCCTGTACGCTTTTGCTGCCGTGGCTTTTATCTCCATCTATTTTTTCAAGGTGCCCTTTCCCTATATCGTCGGGGCTGCCGCCTTTGGCGGAATGATCCTGGAGAAGTGGCTGCCCCGGGTGTTCTGCAAGGGCACTTTTGACGAAGGAAGCCGCGAGTGCCGCATCGAAGAAGAGGACGATGGCCTGCCAAACAGCGTCGCACCTTCTGTTTCCCATGTCATCCGGGTACTGTTGGTCTGCACGGCGCTTTGGGGATTTGTGGCCGGAGGGGTATGGGCCTGGCGGGGGATGGAGGATGTTCTGAGCCAGATCGCTCTATTTTTTACCAAAGCGGCCTTTGTCACCTTTGGTGGTGCCTACGCCGTGCTGGCCTACATCACCGACTTTGCCGTGGGCCACGGCTGGCTGTCCACCCAGCAGATGATGATCGGCCTGGGATTGGCTGAATCCACGCCCGGCCCATTGATCATGGTGACCCAGTACGTGGGCTTTCTGGGCGCCTGGAATCTGCCGGGGGACCTCACACCGCTGACCGCCGGAGTGCTCGGGGCTTTGATCACCACCTATGTCACCTTCCTGCCCTGCTTCTTCTTTATTTTCGCCGGAGCGCCCTTTGTCGAAGCCATGGCCGGCAACCAGCGCATCCAGGCGGCCCTGACCGGCGTGACCGCCGCCGTGGTGGGCGTGATTCTCAACCTCGGTGTCTGGTTCGGCGCCAAGGTGATCCTGCCCGACGCCGGCATTGACGGTTTTGCCCTGGCCAGTTCGATTATTTCTCTCATCATTCTCCAAAAATTTCATTTTCCGATCCAGTACCTGGTGCCCATCGGGGCGATGTCAGGCGTTTTTTGGCGGCTGGTTGTGTCACCTTGA
- a CDS encoding MarR family transcriptional regulator → MQTKNPQPQYFICSLTTRAVRRMIAYYNQTLEPLGLTAQQVMALGVLWQEDGISLGEFSRQAGMGKAAAVTMIQRLENMGLVAKTADPTDGRLNVLNLTRKARAMGSEILSAAAALEKNIERAVGKEDMAGMIRGLRAIRDMEF, encoded by the coding sequence ATGCAAACGAAAAATCCCCAGCCACAATATTTTATCTGCTCGCTGACTACCCGGGCTGTCCGCCGGATGATTGCCTATTACAATCAAACCCTTGAGCCTTTGGGGTTGACGGCTCAGCAGGTCATGGCCCTGGGAGTGCTCTGGCAGGAGGATGGAATCAGCCTGGGAGAATTCTCCCGGCAGGCGGGCATGGGCAAGGCCGCTGCCGTGACGATGATCCAGCGGCTGGAGAACATGGGCCTGGTCGCCAAAACGGCCGATCCCACGGATGGCCGCCTCAATGTGTTGAATCTGACCCGGAAGGCCCGGGCAATGGGCTCGGAGATATTGTCCGCGGCGGCTGCGCTCGAAAAAAACATCGAGCGGGCAGTGGGAAAGGAAGATATGGCCGGCATGATACGGGGGCTGAGAGCTATCCGGGACATGGAATTCTAA
- a CDS encoding acetate--CoA ligase family protein, translating to MDLIKTAVDSGWTSLSEYSSKQVLETWGIPVTREVLVQNTEEAVAAAGKIGYPVVLKPCSRDLMHKSELNCIELGLSGPEAVVQAFGRIREKITIPLDGILVQEMVAGNRELVAGLSRDPQFGACVMLGFGGVMTEVIAEPVFRVAPFDENEAMDMIRDLKYRAMLDAFRGQAPADVEALGRILVSLGLLGLDRPEIGEIDINPLIISPDGTVKAVDALIVLEGVQR from the coding sequence ATGGATCTCATTAAGACTGCAGTTGACAGCGGCTGGACCTCGTTGTCCGAATATTCATCCAAACAGGTGCTGGAAACATGGGGCATTCCTGTTACCCGGGAAGTCTTGGTTCAAAATACCGAAGAGGCCGTAGCTGCCGCCGGAAAGATCGGATACCCCGTGGTCCTCAAACCTTGTTCCCGGGACTTGATGCACAAAAGCGAACTGAACTGCATTGAACTGGGACTCTCCGGACCGGAGGCCGTCGTACAGGCTTTTGGCCGGATCCGTGAAAAAATAACGATTCCCCTGGATGGCATTCTGGTCCAGGAAATGGTTGCCGGGAACCGGGAACTGGTAGCGGGCTTGAGCCGGGATCCCCAGTTCGGCGCCTGCGTCATGCTGGGATTTGGCGGCGTCATGACCGAGGTGATTGCAGAACCCGTGTTCAGGGTCGCTCCCTTCGACGAGAACGAAGCCATGGACATGATCCGGGATTTGAAATATCGAGCCATGCTGGATGCGTTCCGCGGCCAGGCCCCGGCAGATGTGGAGGCCCTCGGCCGCATTCTCGTTTCCCTTGGCCTTTTGGGCCTCGACCGGCCTGAAATCGGTGAAATCGATATCAACCCCCTGATTATTTCCCCGGACGGCACCGTCAAGGCGGTGGATGCCCTGATTGTTCTGGAAGGAGTGCAACGGTGA
- a CDS encoding CoA-binding protein, whose amino-acid sequence MTISAFSKSPLYQIARPESVAIFGASNNFSSMGTIILNAILTDGYEGRVFPVHPKEKRVLNLGAYSRVGDLPEVPDLAIIVLPTKIVAETLRACGEKGIRRAIIVTAGFSEVGGEGPARQEEIKAIARQYNIRFTGPNCIGVVNSHMKFNATFLSSACRPGFIGMASQSGSFITQMFDYLDTRFGQGFSTGFSLGNEADIDMADCIRYLGACPDTRAIALYIESIRRGRAFIEAAREVALTKPIVAFYVGGSETGKRACLSHTGALAGPDKLYDGVFKQSGIIRARSVEEMFDFCYALGSCPLPKGNRALIQTHSGGPGAAAADACGRSGIELPALSSSTLEKLGTYVPHTASVKNPVDLTFTKNPLDYFKAIPEILLEDEGADSLLIYFLATEAMVHRALASLGVPEAEIDAQVKKIVDDQCASVAELMASYGKPMLGFSFLTRQNPFISGLQDNGVPVLASPERAARALGALVEYGRLREKLACSKQPAPV is encoded by the coding sequence GTGACGATATCCGCATTTTCAAAAAGCCCACTGTATCAAATCGCCCGCCCCGAGAGCGTTGCCATTTTCGGCGCTTCCAATAACTTTTCGTCCATGGGGACCATTATCCTCAACGCCATCCTTACCGACGGGTATGAAGGCCGGGTTTTCCCGGTCCATCCCAAAGAGAAAAGGGTTTTGAATCTTGGCGCCTACTCCCGGGTCGGCGACCTGCCCGAAGTGCCGGATTTGGCGATTATTGTCCTGCCGACAAAAATCGTTGCGGAAACCCTGCGGGCCTGCGGAGAAAAGGGAATCCGCCGGGCTATTATCGTGACGGCCGGATTCAGCGAAGTGGGGGGAGAAGGACCGGCCAGGCAGGAAGAAATCAAGGCCATTGCCCGGCAATACAATATCCGATTTACCGGGCCCAATTGCATCGGCGTGGTCAATTCCCACATGAAATTCAACGCCACCTTTCTCTCCTCCGCCTGCCGGCCCGGTTTCATCGGCATGGCCTCCCAGAGCGGCAGTTTTATCACCCAGATGTTCGATTACCTGGATACCCGGTTCGGACAGGGGTTCAGCACGGGCTTCAGCTTGGGCAACGAGGCCGATATCGACATGGCGGACTGCATCCGATACCTGGGCGCTTGCCCGGATACCCGCGCCATTGCCCTGTATATCGAGTCCATCCGCCGGGGGCGGGCGTTCATCGAAGCAGCCCGGGAGGTTGCCCTAACCAAGCCCATAGTGGCCTTTTATGTGGGGGGATCGGAAACCGGGAAGCGGGCCTGTCTTTCCCACACTGGGGCGCTTGCCGGCCCAGACAAACTCTATGATGGGGTGTTTAAACAGAGCGGCATCATCCGGGCGCGGTCCGTGGAAGAGATGTTCGACTTTTGCTATGCGTTGGGTTCCTGTCCTTTGCCAAAAGGGAACCGCGCGCTGATTCAAACCCATTCCGGCGGACCCGGCGCCGCCGCGGCCGACGCTTGCGGGCGGTCCGGCATCGAACTGCCCGCCCTGTCTTCATCTACCCTGGAAAAATTGGGAACGTATGTCCCTCACACCGCCAGCGTAAAAAATCCCGTGGACCTGACCTTTACCAAGAATCCGCTGGATTACTTCAAGGCCATTCCCGAGATCCTCCTGGAAGACGAGGGGGCGGACAGCCTGCTTATATATTTTTTGGCCACGGAAGCCATGGTTCATCGGGCCCTGGCCAGCCTGGGTGTGCCGGAGGCGGAAATCGACGCCCAGGTGAAAAAGATCGTTGACGACCAGTGTGCGTCCGTAGCCGAATTGATGGCATCTTATGGCAAGCCGATGCTGGGATTTTCCTTCCTGACCCGGCAGAATCCGTTTATATCCGGTCTTCAGGACAATGGTGTGCCGGTGCTGGCCAGCCCGGAGCGGGCGGCCCGGGCGCTGGGGGCATTAGTGGAATACGGACGCCTCAGGGAAAAGCTTGCCTGCTCGAAGCAGCCAGCGCCGGTTTGA
- a CDS encoding rhodanese-like domain-containing protein, with product MSWKQFLTPVKSIDAEQARTYLDGKQVDDVTILDVRQPKEYESGHIPGATLAPLPEITDHMDRIDRSKPLLVYCASGGRSRVAAQLLSGQGFKKVINMAGGFHAWAGEAAFLGEEKGLALFDGVESVESALTVAYSLEAGLKDFYDTMAAKVDNEPAANLFRQLSRIEVKHQDRILEQYAEATGRPVSREDFEKGPVPEVLEGGLTTEEYTNLLMPSMDTVADIIELAMSIEAQALDLYLRASEKARSEAGRQALLQIANEEKTHLARLGQLMEEIIDGE from the coding sequence ATGAGCTGGAAACAATTTCTGACGCCCGTGAAATCCATCGATGCGGAGCAGGCCAGAACCTATCTTGACGGCAAACAGGTGGACGATGTGACCATCCTGGACGTACGCCAGCCCAAGGAGTACGAGTCTGGGCATATTCCCGGCGCCACCCTGGCCCCGCTGCCGGAAATCACCGACCATATGGATCGCATCGACCGCAGCAAGCCCCTGTTGGTGTACTGTGCTTCCGGGGGACGCAGCCGGGTTGCGGCCCAACTGCTTTCCGGCCAGGGGTTTAAAAAGGTCATCAACATGGCCGGCGGCTTCCATGCCTGGGCCGGCGAAGCGGCCTTTCTGGGCGAAGAAAAGGGGCTGGCGCTGTTCGACGGCGTCGAATCCGTCGAGAGCGCATTGACCGTGGCCTATTCCCTGGAAGCAGGACTGAAGGATTTTTACGACACCATGGCGGCCAAAGTGGACAACGAACCGGCCGCAAACCTGTTTCGCCAACTGTCTCGAATTGAAGTGAAACACCAGGACCGTATTTTGGAACAATATGCCGAGGCCACCGGAAGACCCGTCAGCCGGGAGGATTTCGAAAAAGGCCCGGTTCCGGAAGTGCTGGAAGGGGGGCTGACCACCGAGGAATACACCAATCTGCTCATGCCCTCGATGGACACCGTTGCCGACATCATCGAATTGGCCATGTCCATCGAAGCCCAGGCCCTGGACCTCTATCTGCGGGCTTCGGAAAAAGCGCGCAGCGAAGCCGGCAGGCAGGCCCTGCTCCAGATCGCCAATGAAGAAAAGACGCATCTGGCCAGGCTGGGGCAATTAATGGAGGAGATCATCGACGGTGAATAG
- a CDS encoding ferritin family protein — MNLSEYKDIIKQAIANEVEARKFYEDAANTLADPFLKTLFTTLAQEEKKHRDILTKIYTSNTIDRYFTETRDYKVAETMDEPELSMDMKPADAFALAMKKEEAAMKQYNEMAALCDDEEKRQVFLDLAAMERDHKLKMEDAFTNVGYPEVW; from the coding sequence ATGAATCTCAGCGAATACAAGGATATCATCAAGCAGGCGATTGCCAACGAGGTTGAAGCCCGCAAATTTTACGAGGATGCCGCCAACACCCTGGCGGACCCATTTCTCAAGACGCTTTTCACCACATTGGCGCAAGAGGAGAAAAAGCACCGGGATATTCTAACCAAAATCTACACCAGCAATACCATTGACCGCTATTTTACCGAAACCCGCGATTACAAGGTGGCCGAAACCATGGATGAACCGGAGCTGTCCATGGATATGAAGCCGGCCGATGCCTTTGCCCTGGCGATGAAAAAAGAGGAAGCGGCCATGAAGCAGTATAATGAAATGGCCGCACTGTGCGACGACGAAGAAAAGCGGCAGGTATTTCTGGATCTGGCAGCCATGGAACGGGACCACAAGCTCAAAATGGAAGACGCCTTCACCAATGTCGGCTACCCGGAGGTCTGGTAG
- a CDS encoding DUF3786 domain-containing protein produces the protein MALSVVDLYRDVLPKTNCGDCGFPTCLAFAGMVVSDQFPLERCPHLKPEVVARCNRELAEQYAAGKWTKRDLAEDALTWARERSASMALEDLPERIGGELIDGSQEPALKLPYFDTHILIRPDDIVRTDGAALSRWEKVFVYNHLAQGGRRLPAGTWKGFEEFPNTVSKVKTMAKQVESPLSERFRGQLDALGSAAARIGGKDVTGQGNSADAAFLFRPLPRVPVTLLFWDEDPVDGFGATAKLLFDETVTEHLDIESIVFLSERLRQMLCEPSEG, from the coding sequence ATGGCCCTTTCCGTCGTCGATCTGTACCGGGACGTGCTGCCGAAAACCAACTGCGGCGACTGCGGGTTTCCCACCTGCCTGGCGTTTGCAGGGATGGTGGTGTCCGACCAGTTTCCCCTGGAACGCTGCCCCCATCTTAAACCGGAGGTGGTGGCGCGGTGTAACCGGGAATTGGCAGAGCAGTATGCCGCCGGCAAATGGACCAAACGGGACCTGGCCGAAGATGCCCTGACATGGGCCCGGGAGCGATCCGCATCCATGGCCCTGGAAGATCTCCCAGAGCGCATCGGCGGGGAACTGATCGATGGCAGTCAGGAACCGGCCTTGAAGCTGCCCTATTTCGATACCCATATTCTGATTCGGCCCGACGATATCGTGCGTACGGATGGCGCGGCGCTCAGCCGCTGGGAAAAGGTTTTTGTCTACAACCACCTGGCCCAGGGCGGCCGCCGCCTTCCTGCGGGAACATGGAAAGGTTTCGAGGAATTTCCCAATACCGTCTCCAAAGTCAAAACCATGGCCAAGCAGGTGGAGTCTCCATTGTCGGAAAGGTTTCGCGGCCAACTGGACGCACTCGGCAGTGCTGCCGCCCGAATTGGCGGCAAGGATGTCACCGGCCAGGGCAACAGCGCCGATGCGGCCTTTTTGTTCCGGCCCCTGCCGCGGGTGCCGGTGACCCTGCTCTTCTGGGACGAGGATCCGGTGGACGGATTCGGGGCTACCGCCAAACTTCTTTTCGACGAAACCGTTACCGAGCACCTGGACATCGAATCGATCGTCTTTTTGAGTGAGCGGCTGCGGCAGATGCTGTGCGAACCGTCCGAAGGGTAG
- a CDS encoding alpha/beta hydrolase — MERQIHFDNHLGEALAGTLHQPDGQPLAAVVAGHCFTCSRHTGVLRRICSNLCDAGFMALRFDFSGNGQSQGNFEQSTWSKQILEMEAAIALVQQHGAQWIGLAGHSLGAAIALLAAHRQAAVSAVCRVAGRVSPTRAMHFLTSPQQAMLSETGRVEFTSRGRDLILSSDFFDDAGRHDLEATTRALKVPMLVVHGDRDEIIPVSEAHLAKEANPDHVELAIVSGGDHMLASPEHQKQVARTVTEWFCRQAGISKGESKRL; from the coding sequence ATGGAACGCCAGATTCACTTCGACAACCATCTGGGGGAGGCCCTTGCCGGAACCCTTCACCAGCCCGACGGGCAGCCCCTGGCCGCGGTCGTTGCCGGACACTGCTTTACCTGCTCCCGACATACCGGCGTCTTGAGACGAATCTGCAGCAACCTTTGCGATGCCGGATTTATGGCCCTGCGGTTCGATTTTTCCGGAAACGGCCAGAGCCAGGGAAATTTCGAACAGTCCACCTGGTCCAAGCAGATTCTGGAAATGGAGGCGGCCATCGCCCTGGTTCAGCAGCATGGAGCCCAATGGATCGGGTTGGCCGGACATTCCCTGGGTGCGGCCATCGCCCTGCTTGCCGCACACCGGCAGGCAGCGGTGTCGGCCGTCTGCCGGGTGGCCGGGCGGGTCAGCCCGACACGGGCCATGCATTTTTTAACGTCGCCCCAGCAGGCGATGCTGTCCGAGACGGGTCGCGTGGAATTCACCAGCCGCGGGAGGGATCTGATTCTCAGCAGCGATTTTTTCGACGATGCCGGTCGGCACGATCTGGAAGCGACCACCCGCGCACTGAAGGTGCCCATGCTGGTGGTGCATGGGGATCGGGACGAGATCATCCCGGTTTCCGAGGCCCATCTGGCCAAAGAAGCCAATCCCGACCACGTCGAACTGGCGATCGTTTCCGGCGGCGATCACATGCTGGCCTCGCCGGAGCACCAAAAGCAGGTTGCCCGAACAGTGACCGAATGGTTCTGCCGCCAGGCGGGCATTTCCAAGGGTGAATCCAAACGATTGTGA